Proteins encoded by one window of Glycine soja cultivar W05 chromosome 15, ASM419377v2, whole genome shotgun sequence:
- the LOC114388665 gene encoding uncharacterized protein LOC114388665, which produces MDQNTSEGRGEVLGPVYEGEDGNLSNLVEGVVVVIDAVDGNSLGGRVSISEEAGTSGEVGKDFGSDMELEEGIEEVKDQDNHDQENISDDKLLEVDQGTSYNSNHLVNQVVIETVVAIESVQTKYVTEDNRKLETKVDESGLSMVSMKAPEGVSETDKDSRVIDIKCSSCKKVYEDSEGERVCRICHLTSVQSSDETTVGTASSATSADLIQLGCACKDELGIAHVHCAEAWFKLKGNRLCEICGETAENVSGVTNYGFMEKWNERRFMDDDGNSSHRFGGCWRGQPFCNFLMACLVIAFVLPWFFRVNMF; this is translated from the exons ATGGATCAAAACACAAGCGAGGGAAGAGGTGAGGTATTGGGTCCGGTTTATGAAGGGGAAGATGGAAATTTGAGTAATTTGGTTGAAGGGGTTGTAGTTGTAATTGATGCTGTAGATGGGAACAGCTTGGGTGGAAGAGTTAGTATAAGTGAAGAAGCTGGAACTTCAGGAGAGGTTGGCAAGGATTTCGGATCTGATATGGAGCTAGAGGAGGGGATTGAGGAAGTTAAGGATCAGGACAATCATGATCAAGAAAATATCAGTGATGATAAATTGCTCGAGGTTGATCAGGGAACTAGTTATAATTCAAACCATTTGGTTAATCAAGTAGTGATTGAAACTGTGGTTGCAATTGAGTCTGTTCAGACTAAGTATGTCACTGAAGATAATAGGAAATTGGAAACAAAAGTTGATGAATCGGGGTTGAGCATGGTATCCATGAAAGCACCAGAAGGGGTGTCTGAAACTGATAAAGATTCACGTGTGATTGATATAAAGTGCAGCAGCTGCAAAAAGGTTTATGAGGATTCTGAAGGTGAAAGGGTTTGTAGGATTTGCCATCTGACTTCTGTGCAATCATCGGATGAAACAACTGTTGGCACCGCTAGTAGTGCTACAAGTGCAGACTTGATTCAGCTTGGTTGTGCTTGTAAAGATGAGCTAGGCATTGCACATGTTCATTGTGCTGAGGCGTGGTTCAAGCTTAAGGGGAACAG GTTATGTGAAATATGTGGTGAGACTGCAGAAAATGTTTCGGGTGTTACTAATTATGGATTTATGGAAAAGTGGAATGAAAGAAGATTCATGGACGACGATGGCAACTCATCCCACAGGTTTGGTGGATGCTGGCGAGGACAGCCATTTTGTAACTTCTTGATGGCATGCCTGGTAATAGCATTTGTTCTGCCATGGTTTTTCCGTGTAAATATGTTCTAG